The genomic DNA taaatgtgCGTAGAAGTATTTAGTTCATATTTAGTTTAATAGATTTTGACCCAAGCTTGCATTAATTCTGGAATTCCTCCCCCTAATATCAaacactaacccctaatccataaacacaacaatttaaattattacttataataatgtaaaatctaaaacaaaaaacacagactAATGATTTAAAAATCTCAAAACTGCATGAGATTCAAACGCATGCTATCAATTGCTGTAACCATTAGGCCAGTTCAGCTTGACAATGGACGTTTTATATCCTACCTCTAAAACTCTTGTCATCCACTAGATGGCGGTCTTGCTTCCCAAGGGTGGCCGTCGGTTGTAAAAACAGTACCGGAACTAAGATTTGACTAAGTGAATTTCATGCTAAGTCTTGGTTTTCAAAACCAATGTGAacttaaaaagatttttttttttttggtttccaatacagtatattgtcctCATATCATTTCTTGTAATTTAGATATCTCGTATTTTTTCTGCCTTATCTGTAGCCAGTCACGTTATAAAATTAAAGCTGAAATTTCAGAAGCTTAATGTTTTcattgattgttgttgttgttgtttgttattaAACTATATTATCACCAATCTAAAGTTCAAAGAGCTCCATCTATCAACCATCGGAACCAGAAAATTTGTTTCCTTCCATTTGGATGTCTTGCAAGAGGCAtgctatcttcttcttcttttttttttttggaggggggggtatTGTATTACTGTagttctttattttaattacaataCTCTGAATTTACTGTGTGCACTGGCgccgcgcccggagtttcccccgcctcacgccctatgccagctgggataaacGAATGCAGCGagtaataaaatgaatgaatgaatgaatgaatgaatgaatgaatttactgTTTGAAATTCGGAATCGATCTAATAAAGttagatacaaaaaaaaagatcctacTAATActagagtacttggtgtgtgaCGTCCTCTGCTGGTATGTTGATATAACTACAATGTCTAAGCTATTAAAACAATCACGGGTCCTGGATCAGCCTGTGAGCATGACATATGTTTCGTGGTGTAACATGATTGGTCCAGACATCCGATCTCATTGtccaatgacagacagacatctGTTCGCTGGAGCGACTCTAAAATACTCTCTTGTCTTCGTTTCCTCCTCCACAAGATATCAACGCATTACAGAGTTTGGACGTGAAGTCTTTAGAAACTAGAGCCATGATGGGGAAAATTCACGTCTTAGGTGTAATTTCAGTAATAATGGCAGTGTACTGCGTCCACGCACGCGTGTACTTTCGTGAGGAGTTTACGGACGGTGGTAAGTAACGCTTTGTAAAGCATTTTGCACGTTATCTTGCCTGTTAGCCATGCAGTTCAGTTGGCTTCCTGGGTTTCAGTTACAAGTCGGTTGACTTCTTTGATTTTCTACATTTGTAACGGagtttgagtaaaaaaaacGAAGATATAAGTCAAAAACGCccgtattatttttattttttttttcatcctaaGCTTGATTGTTAGCTAAGTATCCTTAGCCAGGCCTCCCGGCCCCTTTTACTGACATGAAGAAGTTGTATGCTAAATCCTAAATTACTGTATGACATTAGCTAGAGTTAGCTAAATAAAGGACGCCCGTTCTGACTGTTTCTTCATAAGTAGATCAGAAAATGAACTGTGATAGCATGATTGTCATATAGCTGTAAGTATTTGAAATAATATCAAACGTTACGCGTCAGCTAACATAATAATTGTCGTTTTCTATTCAGATGAGTGGAAAAGCCGCTGGGTGACCTCCAAACATAAATCTGACTATGGAGAGTGGAAGCTCAGTGCTGGAAACTTCTATGGAGATGCTGAGAAAGACAAAGGTAAGTGTTTTACTTCCTGAACCTCTTTTGACATCAAGATTTAGAACACATGTTGGTTGATGTCGAATAACTTCAACTTCAAGATATGTTATTTTCTGGCTGATGTCAAATTTGATTAATAGATTTAATGGTGGAAATGGAAATCAATGTTTTAACAATGCATTGataacacaaatgcattgtCATAAGCAGCTCTTGGACTGCCCTCCTAGCCAAAACAATTTCCAATTCCAGTCCAATTTTAATCTTGGGGTCTAATATTGTTACATAAGAAATTCATATTTATGTCTCTGACTGAACATTTCCTTTGCACTTTTTTCCCCAGGTCTTCAGACAAGTCAGGATGCTCGTTTCTATGCTACCTCTGTACGCTTTGATCCTTTCAGCAATGAGGACAAGCCTTTGGTCATTCAGTTTACAGTCAAGCATGAGCAGAAGATTGACTGCGGTGGTGGCTACGTAAAGGTCTTCCCAGCTGACTTGGATCAGGCAGCGATGCATGGGGAATCCTCATATTACATCATGTTTGGTGTGTAGTAATGTTCATGATAATGGATGTTAATCATTGAATTTTTGCAGGAGCCTTTTTAACTGCAAAATTAATTTCTCACAGGCCCTGACATCTGTGGCTACAGCACCAAGAAAGTCCATGTCATCTTCAACTACAAGGGCAAGAATCATCTCATCAAGAAAGATATTAAGTGCAAGGTACTTTGGACTTTGTTTATGTaggaaaaaatctttttcttaaCCATTTAACACTGAATGCTGTTGCGGGTGACAGGAAAATGAcaggcatttttaaaaatactgcagGTCTTTGACAGTTCATACAGCTTTTTTATATAAGGCACTTTACTTTAGCTGCACTTCTCAGCGTTCAGTTTTCAAGTATTAATTATGTACCATGCACTAACTTGtaccttttgttttttccaaataCCTCTGGGTTCCTCTAGGATGATGAGCTGACCCATCTGTATACACTGATTCTGAACCCAGATCAGACTTATGAAGTTAAGATTGACAATGAGAAGGTTGAATCTGgcagtctggaggaagactgggaCTTCTTGCCTCCTAAGAAAATAAAGGACCCCGAGGCCAAGAAGCCAGAGGACTGGGATGATCGAGCCAAGATTGATGATCTTGATGACACAAAGCCTGAGGTGAAAATTCTCAGTGGTATTATGAAGTAAAGAAATTGGTCCTCCACATCCTCCAATAAGATCTAGcctctttttttcctgatatGTGCTAACAAATTGTTGACATGTCCATGGACAACTGGTGACTAgaagaatatttttatatttatgttgtttCTTGATTTCCACAGCAGTTGAGAGCTTGAAAGATTTTtagatttacagtttttttatCTCTTCATTCTGCTtgcattttgaatttatttgttctttttaggaCTGGGAAAAACCTGAACTCATTGCAGACCCTGATGCTAAGAAGCCTAGCGACTGGGAGGAGGATATGGATGGAGAATGGGAGCCGCCTATGATCCCCAACCCAGAGTACAAGGTAAGTTAAAGTTGTGGATTCACACCCATAGCTTATACTCATGGTCCCATATGACTCCGTATTTAGTGACGCTACACAATTTCTCTGATAATACATTTGAAGCCTGataattaactttttttgtaTTGCAGGGAGACTGGAAACCAAAGCAGATTGATAACCCCAACTACAAAGGAGCTTGGTTGCATCCTGAGATTGACAATCCCGAGTACAGCGCAGATTCAACAATCTATAAGTTTGACAAAATTGGTGTCATTGGACTTGATCTCTGGCAGGTGAGAGAGGGCATGTTTAAGTAATTGCATTATAGTGATTTTTGTATTGCTGTGTAACATCTGTTGTTGTTCATCTCAGGTGAAGTCTGGAACCATCTTTGACAACTTCCTGATCACTGATGATGTGAAGGAAGCAGAGGACATTGCAATGGAGACATGGGGTGTCACAAAGGTATGTTAGCGCTTCAAGCCATACTTGGTACTTTGTGAATAATGTGACATTCTAATTGGATACTGATTCAATTAACGATGTAAACTTGCAATGCAGGAACCAGAAGGTAAAATGAAACAGGAGCAAGATGacctgaaacaaaaagaagagaaaaacaaagatcagGACACTGAAGCTGACGAAGATGAtgttgatgaagaggatgaggatgaggaggaagaagaagatgaagacttGGATGACGAACAAATAAAGGAAGACTCAGAGGCTATACTTCCGGATGAGGAAGCAAAGACCAAAGATGAGCTTTGAAGAGCTGTGGCCAGAGATCCTTTAGAAACTGTCCTTTATTTTCCAGGGGTTTTGTGGCTGCTGTGCATCCTTTCCCTGAGATTTGGACATAAATCAACTTGGGCGAGGCAAATGTAGTTCATGGTGGCGAGTGGGTGTTATTGGactttgtttctctttcataTTGGTCATGATTTAACTCTGTTGGCCCTGAATGGTAGAATTTATTCTTGTGTTCCGTCTACCAAATCTGTTCCTCCTTATGCAAAACAATCAGTTGGctctaaaaacaacacaatttacTCATTCTTTGCACAAGTTGTAGTTTATCAGAACTGTGGTTAATGTGCTTCACACGTCccaattttaaatgtgttcttgaaagaaaaaaaactacgtAATAACGTTTGAAACATTTAAAGGCACAGCActcatacaatacaatacagaaTAACCTAATCCAAACTGAGGCACTGACTTATTTTCTCTCCTACAGTCTTTAAGGTATAATAGAGTGAAGTTTTCAGACACATTCATCTTCAGTTCGTgcaatgaatttgtttttctacattaaaattaatttaaacacaTGGTAATGTAATGGGACTACATTTCTATCTTCTGGGAAAAATGTGCTGCGGCCCTGCTGTGAGATGATTTCAAGGTCACACATTTTATTGGACAGATCGTTATTGACAcaaagatttttattaaaaGACTAACCTGTTTTCCTGGTAATATTTTCTATTACTGTTGCACAGTGCGCATAGTTATAAGTGCAAGTTATGGCACATCCAATTGAGATTTCATGTGTAGTCCTGGAAAGTGGGGAGGGAAGAAACAAATGTGTATTGTGCAATTAATGTTAAATCTGCGTCAGGATTCAAAAGATTGGAATTTAGTATAAAGCTTTGAGAATACACATCTTCAAGCAATACTGTGTCTTCCAAGAAAGAACAAAATAGAAATACTCTATTGATGAGACACATTACACATCAGTGAGCCCGGAGACGGTATTATGGAGTGGGAACGATTTACCtagattttcattcaaattgATCAATTCTGCTTACGTGTTTGCCGCAAACAGGGTAGTGTTCTGCAAAACtttgaagaaaaactgaaagaatatatttataaaataacaacttcatcaaatattttgactcattttaagtgtttgtattttgtttgctttataaATAATTTCACTCTAAATCGgttataaatactgtaaatggaaaaaCTCGGTTTCCGGGTGACGAGGTCACCTGGAAACCCGCTACTGTAATTCCTTTTGCCAGAGAAAACCCGCAAATTCATTTTGCCAGAGAaagatttgattgatttttaagagagagagagataaactAATGGATTAATGAATGATGACAGACCCTGGAAAGAAGAGCGACTCACCGAGATCAGCCATTAACCAACATCTGGACCTGACGTGAAACGCTGATCACTAGCAAATTGTGTATAATGACACCTCACTGACGCGCTGCAGATCCTTATGCTAATATTAATAATGCTAGTGAgtgagtggatggatgggtgaatggatgaatgaatgaatatacgaatgaataaatgaacgaatgaatgaatggatggatggatggatggatgaatgaatgaatgaatgaatgaatgaatgaatgaatgaatgaatgagtcctTTTACGTCTGAAGTATGAGCGCTCGTGCCCGCTCGGCAGACGCGCGCGTGCGCACTCCCGAGACACCAGGAAATATGGCGGCGCTCATGACTCTCAGTCAGGTAACAACTCTAAACTACACAAAATACTCTCAAATCTTTAATCCAATCATCATGAACGGACGGTGAAAGTCTTTATGTGGTGTTATGACATCTTTTGTTTATAAGCATAGTTAATATTAATCAGTAGAAACTTAATTAACGATCTTTCGTTGTCCACAAACTTAATATGGTTAGCTTGTGTTGTTAAGGTTGATCAAGGTGTAGTTTTATGGAACACAGACGCTACTCTTATAGTTGACTATTTAGTTAACATATCAGCATTATCAGGCACTTCGGTACAAATGCAGAAAAGAGCATGATTAACTAAGTCAAGCTATCCCAAGACAAGCTTTTAGCAAGTTAGCTCATGTCTGGTTATCTGCTCGTACCGCTTATGGAATCGGAAGATTTACAGTGTCATCATGTTAGTGCTGTTTGTAACTTTCCAATACTGTTATCGATTTGGTGTATGTTTGAAGTTCACAAGCTTGTGACTTATAGCTGACGTCTTATTTCTGTTGTGTCTGTAGTTATCGAGTGGAATACCAGCCTATGAGAACTATTACCGACAGGTAAGGTCCAAGTCTTAATATGATTACCACTTCATCTCTAAGTGTTCATCAGCAAATTGTTAATCATATCATAAATGGAACGAATAAACAAAGTTGTACTCTAAGTAAACTACTTTGTAATTTTCCATCGATTACTTGTAGCTCGATCCAGCTAACACTGGCAGAATATCAGCTGGTGATGCAGCTCAGTTCCTCAAGAAGTCTGGGCTGTCAGACAGTACATTGGGGAAGGTGAGGCACAAACATAAATATCACCTAAAATACGCttgtttatttgattgattgcaaaacaattttttattgttggtttggggggtttttttgtgttttttttttgttcttgtagATTTGGGATTTGGCAGATTCAGAAAGAAAAGGCTATCTAGATAAGAAGGTAATAACAATTTTCTGAGAGGAGTTGCCGTGCTTTGTGTTGCTGATTTGTGCATAAAACACTGGACTTGTTtattctttcttcctcttttctagGGTTTTTTCATTGCATTAAGACTGGTTGCCTCAGCACAGGGTGGAAATGATATCAGCCTTAACAACCTCAGCCAAAATTTAGCTGCACCCAATTTTGTAAGCGATGGAATTACTCCTGACAGAAGCAAACTCATTTTGCCACAAAATGTATTTCCGTAGCCACAATAAGGGTAATTAACAGACTTCTTGTCTTACAGAGGGACACAAACAGCCCCTTAGTGAATGTTATGAAGACAGGAACTGACTCATATTGGTCAGTCAGGGTGAGTTAATGCCAGTTATCGGGAAAGTTCTTCAAGATCTAAGTCAGTCAAGTCTGTCActtaatcttgttttttttattcctcagcCTGATGAAAAAGGGAAATTTGAAGGGATTTTTGAGAGTTTGTCCCCTGTAAATGGTCTACTTTCTGGTGATAGAGTCAGACCGATTTTGATCAACTCCAAGCTACCTCTGGATGTATTAGGAAAGGTGGTATCGCTTGTTAAAATGATGCAATGTAATACTGTTGCAGTATCCCAGATATTGTTTTGTGTACTATTCAGAGCAactaaattgttttaattttctacTTGACATGTCTCTAGATTTGGGACCTATGCGATTTTGACAAAGATGGACATTTGGACAAAGATGAATTCACAGTGGTAAGTTGGTGCTTTTACCTCTGTCAATATTGGAAGTTACGAtaaaagaataagaataatctgtacagtatattgtttgAAAATTACTGAAATCTGGATTTTGATTTTTCAGGCTATGCATCTTGTATATCGTGCCATGGATAAGGAGCCTGTTCCAACTACCTTACCCACTTCCCTCATTCCACCTTCTAAAAGGAAGAAATTTGCAGCCTCTCTGCCAGGTGCTGTGGCTGTGCTGCCAGCTCTGTCTGGATTCACAGCTGGTGCGACCCCCGTCAAGGATTCCCTAAGAAGCACTCCACCTCTGCACAGCCCCACTCTCATCAGCACCAGTACCGTCAACCTATCTCCAAAACATTCCTTTAAATCCAGCTCATCGGTACGTTGTCACGCTTGTGGTTTTCTTGAGGTGTTTGAATGACTACATCACTGAATAGGTCATTggtcaaaacaacaacagtattTTTTAGGAATACAACCACAGCTACtattctctttaaaaaaaataatagcagtaaaacaaacaacaacggTACTAATAACTATTGTtagtggggttgttttttttttttcccattgttATTTTCAacataacatacagtacatttctaCAAATTAGATTTTTACATTGCAACTTcttgtaaaacaaaataatgtattacctttcaattacattttatgtggacattttttttgaagCGCCAGATCATATTTTACACATAATTATAATGAAAGCTGGTAAGTTGCCAACTGGTCCTACTTTCACTAAAAAGGCTGTAACTCTTTCTGTTTCAATACTGTATGCGTTTACAACAACTTTTTATGACCAAGTAAAAGGGCTTAAATTTGGGTACTTACTGATGCCAACTTACTGTCCCTAATGTAAACTTATTAATTTCAATACACTTacatttccttgtttttcttaagTAAAATGTTGCACGGGCCGAAAAACACTGCCTATCGTGCACATAAAATTCCTGTTGCTACTGGGTGGAGTTGCTTGTCCACATTGTTTCCAGCATTGTACTAAGCGTGTGTCTCTTTGTCTTAGCGTAACTGCGGGGATTTTTTTACACATGACTTGGAGAAACAGGTTTCCTTGAAAGACAGTAGAAACAATACTCTGCCAACGTTCCTGCAGCGCTCATCTGCCACGGCTGCCATTACACTtgctttgatattttttctccTAGTATcttggttttcatttttgtattattatattcattttttGCTGAACAAAGGGGAAAAAACGTGACATTCTTCATACCAGATTGCTGAGCTCAGTAACTTTACATTTACGGTACTCTTTTAGTGAATGTACCTTCAAGTTTTACTTTCAGTTTTGATTTTCTGTAACAGTTCAGTCATTTTCTGTAGTCACTTATTCTGCTTAGAGTCGCTGTTGAGGCTTGCGGCAGCTGATATAGACAACCAGTACATTCTCCTACAAGGCACGACTCTCAGCTGAATGTGGTAAAAATGAACAGTGTACCATATATTTAAGATATGTTCCCTCTTGGTCACAAAGTGCCTTTATATTTACTTTGAAACAATAGAAGTCAACACCACTTGCTGTTAAAAGACAGAACTGCTTTCCTGTTTTAGTAGCTGTTACCTCCTTCATTTAATAAGTCATAAATGTTCTCTTTAATTTTAGCCAGCAGTAAACTGGGTGGTAACAGAGGCCGACAGGGAGAAATATGATGACATCTTCAAGAACACAGACACTGATAACGATGGCTTTGTTGATGGAACCGAAGTCATTGAGATCTTCATGCATTCAAGTCTGTCTCAGACTATGCTGGCACAGATATGGTGAGACTGCACCTCACATAGCATTTATTTTCAGGTGTTCCTCACTACAGACAAATGCCCTGATACTTACGAAAAACACAAGCAACCAGgaaaatatattcataaatgtGACTTTCCGTAAGCAAAAGACAGACACTTGTAGAGATGACCAATAGAATGGACATCTGGATTCCGGTATACGGTTGAACATACTGTATCCCTCAAATCCACTcacagttcattttattttattcattttattctacAGCTCCCTCTGGTGGAAAGCCACAATCATTACAAATTATCATAAGACGTTTAAGTCAGTGATTTAGTCATTGGTCAAACCAACCCAACGTCAACTCTTCAGTTTTGTTGTCTACATtatgtgatttaattttttagaGCATCACTTTTTCACAAGTTGTacagagaaaacaacacagTCGATTGTGAATTTTAAAATCTGAGCCACAAAGTAAGCAGAAATCACAAAACTCACTGCTAAAGGCTGAGAAAGCAAATAGACACAGAGGGAGGATTAAGACAGGGCAGCGCAATCCGAGTTTGTTGGCTTTTCTGATCCTGTGGTGATAAACGTCAGTGAAGTTGGCCAAGCCACTGGTGCAACTTCCTCCACTGTCCATCCACTTGACTTTGACTGCTGTAGCAGCTTTACAAGGGAGATGCTCTGCAGTCAGCTTACTAATCAGTTATAAGCATCAGTAAGACTGCttgaataataattatgaaattGTGACCTGGattcacatgtacatataatCTAATTTCTTAAATGACGGTAattcttttgcattttatttcaagAGCTGCGTGACACTGCTACTGTGGTATGAGGAATCCAGACACCCCCAAACGCAACCTCTGAAGTTCTTTTTTCTCTCAAGCAATGACATTGTGGTTTTATGCCATGTGATTCAGTTTAGTGGAAGCATTTCTAATCAGACAGCAAGCGAAAGgccattaaatattttaatttgggAAATGAAATACTGCCACATAAGAGTAATGTCAGGTCCaagaaaaaatagttttgtaatttacatttttttagactCGTTCAACTAGAAGCAGGAGACACACTGACTGTAATGAAATCTGATGAGTCCACATTAtagataatgaaaaaaaaggcattaaaaCTTGACTCTTAAAATTAAATGTGGCACTCCAGTATTGATtttaagtagttttttttatattttaaaacaaaattgaaaacacaaagaggtaaattaaacaaaaatacagtatatatgtgttgACTGTgctattatttttaaatccaaattGTATCCTTACATTACTTGGCAATACATCGATGCCTTAATTGTCTTGTATTGATTTACATAATTTAGTAAATGGAACAAATGGTCATATTGAATGgttaaaacagcaaaaactCAGGTCAGCTGATGAAGTTGTACGTGAGGTATGGCCTCGGATCACCAGCATTATGCGTACAACATAAAAAGGACCAGTGATGTAAGCTTGCAATATGATATGACTAATAATGACCACATATAGGATATTGTTGAGATTGTatgttatattttacttttcagaGTGAATAAAGAATGTCATGATTTGGATGAGTGCTCTGCTCCTCCCTGTAGGGGACTTGCTGATACAAAAAAGACGGGCAAGCTTAACCGGGAGCAGTTCTCTTTGGCCTTGCATCTGATCCAGCAGAAGACCACTAAAGGCATAGACCCCCCTTCAACCCTTACTCCTGACATGATTCCCCCATCAGAAAGGACTGCATCTACAGCAGCTGGTTTTGTGAGTCTTTCCTACTTCTGTTCTCTTATATACcatcctctttttttaaaatcctttttcatttttctgctgCCCTTTATTAAAGAGCTACTGAATGAAGGCCCTCTGTCAGCTGAGAGAAAACTTTAAGTTTAAGTTGATTACATTTAACGTATACATGTGTGTAATGTATGAGTGTGTCACAAGATGGCGCTATTGTTTGTCATAATTCCTTTCTCAGTCTGAAGCCTTATGGGAATAAAAAGAGCCATAGCCCTTTTGTGTCTGTTacatttcaccaaaaaaaatgtaacattttaatTCTTGCTAActtttcatatattttgacCACCCTCTGAGTTAAAcaattttcttttacaaaaactGTAAATCTCGTCAGTACTTTGAGCAAaaactgccacctgctggtatCATCAGTCTGCTGCAGCCGACAGTGAACATGAGGAAGGTAAATGGAGTATACGGTTAACACACCTTAATAAATGAAGGTGAGCCTTTTTACATCTAGGTTTTATCTCTTGCGTAAATTATGAGAAGACTGATGTCAAGAATAGTGGGAATCAGTTAAGcaagagatttaaaaatgtagtaCAAATACATGCTCTTTTGTAATTCTTGCACAAGTACTATCTTTACTAACAAATAGCTCTATTGCACAGTTCCCTTTTTGAGGTTGAACATCCATCAAGGTTTAAAAATATGTCAAGGGGCTTAAAGCTTAAAGTACACAAGTCTGACCAGTTTTTGAGGCTTTGAGGAGGATATTTCTTCAGGGATACTGTAATTTTCTCCATTTGTTAAAAGATTCACCATACAGAATAGTGGCATATAAGGGATATTTCATGACATTATTAAATTCCTATGTATTGTTTCAATGATTTTCTCATCCATGTAGTGTCTGGAATTCTTACTCCTTTCTTAATCATGTGAGACAATGGTTTCCTTCctgtgtcttgtttgttttatttttttttagcttcatcAGCCTGCAGCTTGTTTCTCCTTCTGCTTATCCTTGtaccttttctgtttttgagcAATTTCTGTCCTGATCACACTTTTTTGCCTTCATTTCATCTCTCCCTTATCTGATATTGTCACTATTTGTTGTCCTCCAAGCTTCTAGCTTTTGTCTCCACTCTCACtcctctatctctgtctctcgcCTCAGGACAGCACCAGCTCCATGGGGTCGGTTGAGCTGACGGGCAACAAAGACCTCAATGACTTAAGCCAGGAAATAGCTCAGCTGCAGAGGTGAGCTCCTGAACTTTGGGTAACAGGAGGAGAGCTTTGTTGCACTTCCTCTGTGGGGAGAAAAAGAAGTGGTTCCCCTGAAGGGTTCTGGATCATAGCTTAGTTATATctctaaaaaatattcatgttgaTTTAATAAGATTCTCTGCTGTTCTAAGACAGACTTAGCGAATCAAGTGTCATCACCAGCGGGTGATTTTAGTGCCTGAACTTTTACTACCTTTGAGGTGAAATCATTGAGACTGGAAGGTAAAATGCAGATAATATTTAAACTATATATGTATGGATGTATAAAATGGGTAGCGCTGCTGCTtcatagcaagaaggttctTGGTTCTCTACGGAGTTTTGTATGTTCCTCCTGTgtatgtgggttctctccaagttctctggcttcctcgcGCCCCCAAAAACATGGAGCGTAAGTGAACTGGTCACTTACGCTCCATGTAAATGACCAGTTCactgtgtgagtggttgtttttccttcacGTGGTTCCACGATACTCTGGCGACATGCCCCGACCGTTTTccgcctctcgcccatagtcagctgggataggctccagcacagGCGTGACCCACAAAGCGGAAAAGCGACTGTAGACGAGACAATTACGGTCGTCTCGTCTACAAGgaaagggatggatggatggacaaacatAACACACCTTGCAGACCTGAAAAtcagtacagtatttcaaaTTGTCGCTGTATAATGATACTGAAACACTGAATTTTGTAATCATAGACTAAAGGTTATTAATGTAATGTCACT from Antennarius striatus isolate MH-2024 chromosome 18, ASM4005453v1, whole genome shotgun sequence includes the following:
- the LOC137612801 gene encoding calreticulin-like, whose product is MMGKIHVLGVISVIMAVYCVHARVYFREEFTDGDEWKSRWVTSKHKSDYGEWKLSAGNFYGDAEKDKGLQTSQDARFYATSVRFDPFSNEDKPLVIQFTVKHEQKIDCGGGYVKVFPADLDQAAMHGESSYYIMFGPDICGYSTKKVHVIFNYKGKNHLIKKDIKCKDDELTHLYTLILNPDQTYEVKIDNEKVESGSLEEDWDFLPPKKIKDPEAKKPEDWDDRAKIDDLDDTKPEDWEKPELIADPDAKKPSDWEEDMDGEWEPPMIPNPEYKGDWKPKQIDNPNYKGAWLHPEIDNPEYSADSTIYKFDKIGVIGLDLWQVKSGTIFDNFLITDDVKEAEDIAMETWGVTKEPEGKMKQEQDDLKQKEEKNKDQDTEADEDDVDEEDEDEEEEEDEDLDDEQIKEDSEAILPDEEAKTKDEL
- the LOC137612800 gene encoding epidermal growth factor receptor substrate 15-like 1 isoform X5; amino-acid sequence: MAALMTLSQLSSGIPAYENYYRQLDPANTGRISAGDAAQFLKKSGLSDSTLGKIWDLADSERKGYLDKKGFFIALRLVASAQGGNDISLNNLSQNLAAPNFRDTNSPLVNVMKTGTDSYWSVRPDEKGKFEGIFESLSPVNGLLSGDRVRPILINSKLPLDVLGKIWDLCDFDKDGHLDKDEFTVAMHLVYRAMDKEPVPTTLPTSLIPPSKRKKFAASLPGAVAVLPALSGFTAGATPVKDSLRSTPPLHSPTLISTSTVNLSPKHSFKSSSSPAVNWVVTEADREKYDDIFKNTDTDNDGFVDGTEVIEIFMHSSLSQTMLAQIWGLADTKKTGKLNREQFSLALHLIQQKTTKGIDPPSTLTPDMIPPSERTASTAAGFDSTSSMGSVELTGNKDLNDLSQEIAQLQRDKFILEQEIREKEDTIRHQNSEVQDMQSGLDKESSSLQGLETQKQIAQDRLEEMDQQRSKLEGMLNDIKQKCQEESQKISSMQSQIHSQEMDLRSEEDELNRTKADLSRLHEEETQLEQSLLSGRVQLDSIVQSLKNTHDEIKQARSKLSLIQDSQTEVTKTIDEYNRALSDINAGNLGNLPDLSEGFAERENGGFRSAGDSFKSKLAMFNNSSPKEPTADPFKTEDPFKADPFNDPFGGDPFKESDPFKGTSTDFFTRKDKPDVFGSSDLFGRKPSLPAKPRAFSSSDPFRSQSPKSKDLDVFGTVDPFGSSSFGSKMGGFADFSQMSKSNSPVLPSKKNVPNRPAPPYVWK
- the LOC137612800 gene encoding epidermal growth factor receptor substrate 15-like 1 isoform X4, with the protein product MAALMTLSQLSSGIPAYENYYRQLDPANTGRISAGDAAQFLKKSGLSDSTLGKIWDLADSERKGYLDKKGFFIALRLVASAQGGNDISLNNLSQNLAAPNFRDTNSPLVNVMKTGTDSYWSVRPDEKGKFEGIFESLSPVNGLLSGDRVRPILINSKLPLDVLGKIWDLCDFDKDGHLDKDEFTVAMHLVYRAMDKEPVPTTLPTSLIPPSKRKKFAASLPGAVAVLPALSGFTAGATPVKDSLRSTPPLHSPTLISTSTVNLSPKHSFKSSSSPAVNWVVTEADREKYDDIFKNTDTDNDGFVDGTEVIEIFMHSSLSQTMLAQIWGLADTKKTGKLNREQFSLALHLIQQKTTKGIDPPSTLTPDMIPPSERTASTAAGFDSTSSMGSVELTGNKDLNDLSQEIAQLQRDKFILEQEIREKEDTIRHQNSEVQDMQSGLDKESSSLQGLETQKQIAQDRLEEMDQQRSKLEGMLNDIKQKCQEESQKISSMQSQIHSQEMDLRSEEDELNRTKADLSRLHEEETQLEQSLLSGRVQLDSIVQSLKNTHDEIKQARSKLSLIQDSQTEVTKTIDEYNRALSDINAGNLGNLPDLSEGFAERENGGFRSAGDSFKSKLAMFNNSSPKEPTADPFKTEDPFKADPFNDPFGGDPFKESDPFKGTSTDFFTRKDKPDVFGSSDLFGRKPSLPAKPRAFSSSDPFRSQSPKSKDLDVFGTVDPFGSSSFGSKMGGFADFSQMSKSNSPVLPSKKNVPNRPAPPYGSDFVKFGSETQQLEWAKQESEREEQERLKRLQMQELQDLELAMALSRADMSGS